The following nucleotide sequence is from Phycisphaerae bacterium.
CGCTGGCATTCCTCCTCCGTGACACCGGCCAGCCGGGCGATGTGGCGAGCAAGCCACGCGACGCGCTGGGAATGGCCGCAGGTGTAGGGATCCTTTGCGTCGATACTGCTGACCAGGGCGTGCAGCGTGCCCATGAAGAGCTGCTCGAGATCGTCGTATAGGCGGGCGTTTTCCAGGAAAGTCGATGCCCGTTGGGCCACCGCTCCGACAAAGTGGACCTCCTCCGAGCCGAAGTCTTGCCCGTCTCTCCGGTTGATCGCCAGAATACCGCCAAAGTACCGGTCGTTGCTCGACAGCGGGAAAAGGATGAACTGATTGAGCCACGCGGCCGCCCAAGCGAGTTCAGGACGCTCCGCAACGTTGTTGACGACGAGACATGCGCCGGCGTTCGTGGGCAGACGGCGCGATTCATCATGCAGTCGGACAAGATCGGCCGGCTTGATATCCAGCGGGCCGGCAACGACGCAGACGGGTTCACTTTGGGACAGTCCGTCCGGGCTCAAGACGACGGCAAAGCTCTCAATGACGGTGGCCGCCAGCAGATCCTGGCACATATGCCTGAACAGAACCGTCGATTTGTGCGACAAGGTCATTTCAGTATTGAGGCGATAGAGCAGGCGGAACTGCTCATAGGCGTTTGCAAGTTGGGAGGAGAGGTCCTCGACGTCCCGCCTGGCGATCGCGCGATCCGTCATCGACCCGACCTGGGCGGAGAAGATGTCCGCGAAGGCGAGCATTTCGTCCTCGCCGCGACGGGGTGTCTCGGCAGCCAGGCGGGCAAGCAGGACAGCGTCCAGATCGTGACGGTGCGAGAACCGTCTGATGCGATCCGGTTCCGCAAACTCGGACCCCAGAACGCATGTCAGGACTGCTCCCACGGTTCTCTGCCGGCAGGTTACCGGAATCCCGGCGACGTGAACGCCGGGCTCCGGATCCAGCCGGGTGAATACCGGACCAAGGCACAACACTTCGCGAGCAACGTCCGCAAGTCGTTGCCAGGCGATCTTCGAGCCGACGGCAAGCGTCTCCCAGAAAGGCGATGACGGACGGTTTCCTTCAACGCATTCGGCTCGTTCATTCCACAAGGAGACCCAGAGCCCCAGCCGAGACCAGGACTCAGACCACGGGCCAAAGCATTCGCCGAGCAGGAAACCGGGTTCATGTGTCGTCTTGTTGATCAGGTCCGTGTCCTTTCCCTCATCATGCGGCCATGGAAAGCAGCGTTGCGAACTCGCGGGTTTCCGCTTGTTCGGGTCCGGTCTCAAAGGCTTGCGGCCGGCACCAGCTCCAGCAATTCGTTCGCCGCCGCCAGGATCTCGCGAGGACTGAACGGCTTGTCGATCACCCTGCGGACGTTTCCGTGGACCACCTCCTTGTCGGATATCGCAAAGCCTCGAGCTGTGAGCATGATCACCGGTATATCGGCCGTCGCGGGGTGATTGCGAAGTCTGGCGCACAGCTCCACTCCGCTCAGGCCCGGCATCTGGTAGTCGGTGATGATCAGATCCGGCGGGTCTGACAACGCCAGCTCCCAGGCCAGAAGACCGTCCTCGGCCGGGATCACCGCGAAACCTGCGTTCTGAAGCTTGATCGACAGCACGTTGAGTATGTGCGTCTCGTCGTCGGCGATGAGAATGCGCTTTTGTTGCATGATCATGACTTGCACTCCTCACGCGGAAGCACCACGGGAAACCGCAGTGACATGGTCGTGCCCCGTCCGTGCTTGGAGGAAACGCAGACTTCGCCGTGGTGGACGGTTTCGACAATGTGTCTGACCAGGCTGAGCCCCAGCCCGGTACCACCGGCAATGCCGGCGATCTCCTTTGCCCGGTAGAACTTGTCGAAGACGTGCGGCAGGTCGTGTGTGCGAATACCAATGCCGTTGTCGGTCACGGTCACGGTCAGTCGCGAGGCCTCGCGATCCAGGGCTGTCGTGACGCGAATCCGGCCGCCGTGCGGAGTGTACTTGATCGAGTTGCCGACCACGTTCATGACCGCCTGATGCAGCAGGTCGCGGTCGGCCCTCAGGTCGGGCAGCGCCTCGCCGGCTTCGAAGTCCAGCACGAGCGATTTCTCCTCCGCCTGCGGTGCCAGAGCATTGACCACGTCGAGGGCCACATCGTTGACTCGCACGGGCTCGCAATGGATTGGCAGGGCCCCTGCCTCGATCCGCGAGATGTTAAGGATGTTGTCGACCAGACGCTTCAAACGCTGCGTCTCGCCCTCGATGATCCGGTAGAACTCCCGACGCTGAACCTCGCTGTGCGCTTCGCCGTCCAACAGCATTTCAACATAAGCCCCTATGCTGGAAAGCGGGGTCCGCAGTTCGTGCGATACCGTCGAGACGAAATCCGTTCTGAGTTGGTCGATCTCTCGCTCTCGGGTGACGTCGTGGAACACGGCCACCTGTCCTTGAGCCGTACCGGAGTCGTCAATCACTGTGGAGATCGTCATCTTGTACGTTCGGGTAGATTCGCCCATTTGGATCTTGCACTCGGTCTGCCGATACCGTCGACACTCACCAAGGGCGCGGGTGTCCGCGAGAAGGGCGGCCAGGTGCGCGTCCTTTACGAGATCCACGATAGCCTGTCCCCGGGCGTCGGCAGGCTGAAACCCGAACAGCCTGCCGGCTGCCGCATTGGCCACGGTCAACCGGCATTGAGAATCCACCGCCAACACCGGTTCACCCAGACTGTGGATGATCGCCTCGATCCCGCGTTTGGCAGCCTCAACACCCCGCATTTGCTCGTCGAGAGCGCGTTTCTGATCGCAGATTTGGCGCATGCGCCAGTAGACTAGGGCAACGTATTCATTAAGTGCCCCCATGACCGGCTTGAGAACGTCCGGCACGCATGTGTCCAGCTCCTCGATCCCGGGGTCCCCGCACATCAAACGGCGAAGTCGGATCTCGACGTGCTCCAGACTGCGCCGGGCGATGCAACGGCCCAGCAGCAAAAGGGCAACGACGGACATGACCAGCAGGGTGCAAACCTTCCAGGCTGCCGCCCGGTCCGGCGGTGAGACCTGCTCCGTGAGACCCGATAACTCGATGACCGCCACGAGTATTACTGCCACCAGCAGGACCAGGGTCAGCCACGATGTCCGTTTGAATGAGAACAGCGGGCTTCTGGGGTCACGGCGTTCGGCGATCACGGGGATAGACGGTTTCGTCGCCTCGACGCACGCACTCATGATTTCTTCACGTCCCTCCTGAGCAGCGCAGGCTGAACCCGTTGCCGCAGGTCATGCTCGG
It contains:
- a CDS encoding HD domain-containing protein, which gives rise to MWNERAECVEGNRPSSPFWETLAVGSKIAWQRLADVAREVLCLGPVFTRLDPEPGVHVAGIPVTCRQRTVGAVLTCVLGSEFAEPDRIRRFSHRHDLDAVLLARLAAETPRRGEDEMLAFADIFSAQVGSMTDRAIARRDVEDLSSQLANAYEQFRLLYRLNTEMTLSHKSTVLFRHMCQDLLAATVIESFAVVLSPDGLSQSEPVCVVAGPLDIKPADLVRLHDESRRLPTNAGACLVVNNVAERPELAWAAAWLNQFILFPLSSNDRYFGGILAINRRDGQDFGSEEVHFVGAVAQRASTFLENARLYDDLEQLFMGTLHALVSSIDAKDPYTCGHSQRVAWLARHIARLAGVTEEECQRAYLSGLLHDIGKIGVSEAVLRKEGLLTSEEYEEVKRHPGIGANILKGVRQIDDIVPGVLHHHDRYDGGGYPFTLKGDEIPLLGRIVCLADCFDAITTHRPYRKARPIEDARAELLACAGRQFDPVLTDLFVRENLQDVSREITRSCRSIGNEPVA
- a CDS encoding response regulator → MIMQQKRILIADDETHILNVLSIKLQNAGFAVIPAEDGLLAWELALSDPPDLIITDYQMPGLSGVELCARLRNHPATADIPVIMLTARGFAISDKEVVHGNVRRVIDKPFSPREILAAANELLELVPAASL
- a CDS encoding ATP-binding protein encodes the protein MSACVEATKPSIPVIAERRDPRSPLFSFKRTSWLTLVLLVAVILVAVIELSGLTEQVSPPDRAAAWKVCTLLVMSVVALLLLGRCIARRSLEHVEIRLRRLMCGDPGIEELDTCVPDVLKPVMGALNEYVALVYWRMRQICDQKRALDEQMRGVEAAKRGIEAIIHSLGEPVLAVDSQCRLTVANAAAGRLFGFQPADARGQAIVDLVKDAHLAALLADTRALGECRRYRQTECKIQMGESTRTYKMTISTVIDDSGTAQGQVAVFHDVTREREIDQLRTDFVSTVSHELRTPLSSIGAYVEMLLDGEAHSEVQRREFYRIIEGETQRLKRLVDNILNISRIEAGALPIHCEPVRVNDVALDVVNALAPQAEEKSLVLDFEAGEALPDLRADRDLLHQAVMNVVGNSIKYTPHGGRIRVTTALDREASRLTVTVTDNGIGIRTHDLPHVFDKFYRAKEIAGIAGGTGLGLSLVRHIVETVHHGEVCVSSKHGRGTTMSLRFPVVLPREECKS